A single genomic interval of Metasolibacillus fluoroglycofenilyticus harbors:
- a CDS encoding amidohydrolase has translation MLHIKNAQIRTGTGAVINGDLLIEDGKFKEIGSISSSLENVKTIDAEGKIITPGLIDVHTHLGVHAEGVGKAGHDFNEISSESTPEVSSLDGIQPQDIGFDDARRAGVTTVQIMPGSANVIGGEMVIVKTAAKSVVDEMIVKNPSGLKAATGENPKNTHGGKGKMPTTRMGVAGRLREMLIAGQNYLEQRESGTCNRNLGLENIGKVLKREIPLRIHAHRADDIATALRIKREFNIDMTIEHCTEGHLMADFIAQHDIRVSVGPTMSARSKNENSQKGWHTLIALREAGVPFSITTDHPVVGITHLLTSAILAIKHGLTEEEALAAITLNAAKHLGVESQVGSIEIGKDADFVIWNGDPFDLRTTIQQTYINGSCVYNAAQ, from the coding sequence ATGTTACATATAAAAAATGCACAAATTCGTACTGGAACAGGTGCGGTAATAAATGGAGATTTATTAATTGAAGATGGCAAATTCAAAGAAATTGGTTCAATTTCTTCAAGCCTAGAAAATGTGAAAACAATTGATGCTGAAGGTAAAATCATTACACCGGGTTTAATTGATGTGCATACACATCTCGGCGTGCATGCTGAGGGAGTTGGCAAGGCAGGGCATGATTTCAATGAAATTAGCTCTGAATCTACACCTGAAGTTAGTTCATTAGATGGGATTCAGCCACAGGATATCGGCTTTGATGATGCTAGACGAGCTGGTGTGACAACAGTTCAAATTATGCCCGGTAGCGCTAATGTCATCGGTGGTGAAATGGTCATTGTAAAAACGGCTGCCAAATCAGTTGTCGATGAAATGATTGTTAAAAATCCTTCTGGCTTGAAGGCTGCAACAGGAGAAAACCCTAAAAATACGCATGGGGGCAAAGGCAAGATGCCAACAACACGTATGGGCGTTGCAGGGCGCTTACGTGAAATGCTCATTGCTGGGCAAAATTATTTAGAGCAGCGTGAATCTGGGACATGCAATCGAAATTTAGGTCTAGAAAATATCGGTAAAGTTTTAAAAAGAGAAATTCCACTCCGCATTCATGCGCACCGTGCAGACGATATAGCCACAGCACTGCGCATTAAGCGTGAATTTAATATCGATATGACAATAGAGCATTGCACAGAGGGACATTTAATGGCTGATTTTATCGCCCAGCATGATATTCGCGTATCAGTAGGACCAACAATGTCAGCTCGCTCCAAAAATGAAAACTCACAAAAAGGCTGGCATACGCTTATCGCTTTACGCGAAGCTGGGGTCCCATTTTCAATTACGACAGACCATCCTGTCGTTGGTATTACTCATTTATTAACGAGCGCTATCCTCGCGATTAAGCACGGACTTACAGAGGAGGAGGCACTTGCCGCTATTACCCTAAATGCCGCAAAGCATTTAGGGGTCGAATCCCAAGTGGGCTCTATTGAGATTGGCAAGGATGCCGACTTTGTCATTTGGAATGGTGACCCATTCGATTTGCGCACAACGATTCAGCAAACTTATATTAATGGAAGCTGCGTCTACAATGCCGCGCAATAG